CTGAAAGTGTTTTGGATATTATTGAAAATGAGTTTGATGGAAAGTCAAATATAAAATCTATGGTTCAATTTGGTGGTCAAACAGCTATTAATATGTCTCAAGTTTTAGGTCAATATAATATGCCAATTTTAGGATCTTCAGCAGAAGTTATAAATGATGCATCAGAAAGAGGAAGATTTGAGAATATAGCCAAGAAAGCGAATGTATTACAACCATCAGGGGCCGCAACTCGAAATTTAGATGATGCACTAAAAATCGCATCAAAAGTTTCATATCCAGTTATGGTTAGGCCATCATATGTTTTAGGCGGAAGAGCAATGGAAATAGTTCATTCAGAGAATGAATTAAAGAGATATTTTACTCGCGCCCAAAATTATGTTCCTGGTCAGACTATTTTAGTGGATCAATATATTTCAGGTATTGAAATAGAGATTGATGCTATTTGTGATGGAGATAATGTACTAATACCTGGAATTATGCAGCATGTTGAGAGAGCAGGTGTGCATTCTGGAGATAGTACAGCAGTTTATCCTGCTTATGATCTGTCAGAAAATGAAAAAAGCGAAATAGTTGAAGCAACCAAAAAACTAGGAATAACATTGGGAATCAAAGGTCTAATGAATATTCAGTTTATAGTCAAAAGGTCAAAAAAATCTTTCTTTGATAATAATTCACATAATAGTAATGACGAGAAATCAAAGCTATATGTTATTGAGGTAAATCCTCGATCTAGTAGAACCATACCATTTATTTCAAAAATAACTGGTATACCAATGATAAAACTTGCTGTAAAAGTAATGTATGGTAAAAAACTATTAGATCTTGGTTATGGTATAGATTTGGTACCAGAAAAAAAATTATTTGCGGTAAAATCACCAGTCTTTTCTATGTCAAAATTATCAGGAGTAGATACATATTTGGGTCCTGAAATGAAATCAACTGGTGAAGTTATGGGAATAGATGATAATTTACCAGACGCTATGAAAAAAGCAATGATTGCTTCGGGGTTAGAAGTAAATGAAAAGACAAGTTTTTTACTGTCTATTGCTGATAGAGATAAAGAAGATTCATTAGATTTTATCAAGAAATTAAAAGCTAATGGAAATACTATTTATGCAACTGAAGGAACTTATAATTTTCTAAAATCTAAAGGTTTTGACTCCATTAAGATTAACAAAATCCTTTCTGAATCACCAACTGTAATTGATATTATTAATGAAGGAAAAGTAGGAGCGGTTCTTAATACAGTTACTGGAAATAGAAATTCAATTCAAGATGGATATCATATAAGAAGAAAAGCTACAGAATTTTCAATTCCTTGCTATACTTCTATCGACACGGCTTATGCGACTATTATGAATAGTTCTTCAAAAAGTCTGAAGGTTAGTACCTTTGATGATTACTTAGATTGATTTATGCTTTTATAGCCCTGACAGACAACCAGTTTCTTGGTACTGTTGTGAGAGACATCTCACTAAATACTTCTTTGAGGGCTTTTTGCAAAGTTTTCTTACCTATATCTAAAGGTACCCCAGGTAGAACTCCTTCAATCCAATCTCTAAACTCACTTATGTAATGAAAACCATCTATTGGAACTTGATATGATTTAGCTTTTATGTGTTCGATTTTATAGCCTGTTTTTTCTAGTAGAGAAACATAATCTTCAGGTCTTAATTGTTGCCTTGAAGATACCTTTTCAGATTTCTTAGGTCTCATTTTGTGATCTTTACTTAAGAGTCTAAGTGACCTAAACATCCATTTTCTATAAAATTCATGAGACTCCTCAGGGTGCGAACCATCATAAAAAGAAGTATTAAATGCAAGTACACCTCTACTATTTAGTTTTCCACCAATGTCTTCAAGTAATTTTAATTTATTTGGTACGTAATGAATGGAATTACAATAGATCATTGCATCAGCTTTATCCCTAACAGCATCTGTAAGATTTTGAACTTCAGAATGAATAAATCTTACAATAGGACTATTTTCTAATTCAGATGCAGCAGTTTTGAGCGCACTTTTTGAGCTATCTACTGCATAAATTACAGAGTCTTTAGCTGATATTATTTTTTCTAAAATAAGTTTTGTAATATTGCCTGTCCCACAACCTAAATCAACTATTGATTTTTTATCATAAATATTGGCCAGCTCAATGAATTCAGAGTTAATTGAACTATAGAAGGGTAAATTTGCAAACGCATTAAATGCATATTGTTCACTTTGAGTTTGATTTGCCATTTTATAAATTAGTTATGTTTTATTAAAATATATTATAATTTCATATATTAATGTATCCCAAGTAGACTAAATTAATCAATATTTCAAACAAAGTATAGATGAAAATAAATCAACTGATAAAAATTCCATTAGTAATATTACTGACTTTATTTTTTATAATTTCATGTGATGAAGATAGTAAAATAATAATGGCTGCTGCATCTTTAGAAGAAATATTAAACGATCACAAAGATGAATTTATTAATAGTGAGCAAATTTATTTAAATTATGGAGGGTCATTGAGTCTAGCAAGAAGAATTGAAACTAACCAAAATAAAATAGGGGCAGTTATCTTTTCATCTAATGAATCATTTCAAGTCATAAAAGATATGAATATTATTAAAGAAGATTCAATTTCTACATTAGCATATAATTCACTAGTTATTGTTTCTTCTGAAAAAAAATTTAATTCCCTAGAAGATGTAAAAAGTTCTAGAAATAAATTATTAATTGCTGATCCAAAAGTTGCTCCCGCTGGCATTTACTCAAAGCAAGCTGTAGAAAAATTATTTGAATATGATTATATAAAAGAAAATATATTGACTTCAGGTGATGTAAGTTCTGTTTCTAATCTTATTAGGACTAACAAAAATATGTTTGGAATTGTTTACAAGACTGAAGCGGTAAAGAATAATCTTAATATTGTATTTAATATACCAAATAATTTTCACGATAAAATAGAATATAAAGTAGGTATTCTTAAATCAAATAAAAGCAAATACGTTGAAGAGTTTATTTTGACTTTGCAATCCAAAAAAAATCAAAATAACTTGAGAGAATTAGGATTTATAGTTAAGTAAATGGATATTATAGGAATAATTTTTACTACTCTCAAAATCACAATTTTATCTACACTAATCAGTTTTCTTTCATCTGTAATCCTATCTTTATTAGTGCTGAAGTATAGAAAAATTATTCTAATAGTTGATGTAATAACAACTTTACCACTTGCATTGCCCCCTGTACTAACTGGGTACTTCATAATATATATAAGTAACGGTTATCTTACTTTTAATTGGCTAGGGGGTAGCTTGGCTTGTGCAATAATTTCACTCCCACTTGTATATAGAACAATTTTTGTTTCTATTTCTTCTATTAATGCAAATATAGTAAATACCTCAAGAATTCTTGGTGCGAGTAGGATACAAACATTCTTTTTGGTAGTATTACCAACACTCAAAATTGGTATCTTTACTTCAATATTTTTAGGCTTTATAAGATCAATTTCAGAGTTTGGAGCAACTATGATCGTTTCTGGAAATATTTCAGGTGAAACACAAACACTTTCAACTGGTATTTACACTGCAATACTTAATGGTGATGATAATAGTCTATTTATTTTGACCTTATCTTCTATATTCTTGGCTCTATTTTCAATAATAATATTTAACATAATCAGAAGAAATCAAAAGGCTTTGAATTTTTATGAATAAAATAGATTTTAAACTAAAAATAAATTTACCTAATTTTACGCTTAGATCTGAATCTAATTTTTCTCAAGGCTTAAACTATATTTGGGGAAGATCCGGTCAGGGAAAATCTACTCTATTAAATTCAATATCAGGATTTATAAAAAACTGTGAGGGATTTATAAATGTTAATGATGAAATAATTTTTTCTTCTGAAAATAAAAAGTCTCTTCCTCCAGAAAAGCGGAAAATTTCATATGTTCAACAAAATGATCTACTTTTTAGTAACTTAACTGTTTATGAAAATCTTAAGTTTGGGTATCAATTTCTTAATGAGAAAGATAAAAAAATAACCCCAAATGAGTGTGCTAGTTATTTTAACGTAGAAGAATTATTAAATTTATACCCTAATGAATTATCAGGAGGACAAAAGCAGAGAGTATCATTAGCAAGAGCTTTTTCTCGAAATGCCGGAGTTGTTTTGCTAGATGAACCAATTAATTCTCTTGATGCTTTTTCAAGAAAAGATATCTTAGGAAAAATAGAAAAGATAACCAATGAACTAAATTTATGTTTATTATTTGTAACACATTACATAGAAGATATTTTCGAAATATCTAACGATATTTTGCTAGTGGAAAATGGAACTGCTAATAAAAAAATTAATAAAAAAGATATTTTTAATCATTGGGAAGAAGAAGATGTACTAAATCAAATAGTTGATAACGCAGAATTTGAAGGGAAATTTTTTAATTCAAACTCTGTTATGATTTCAAAAAAGAAATTTGATCATACCAATCACGGATTTTATTTTTCTGGAATAATTGATCAAATTATAAATAATAAAAATAATTCACTACTAAATATAGATTGTAAAAAAAATTACTTTATTTCAATTGATAACAAAATACTTAATAGTTTAGACTTATCTAAAGGTTCTCAAGTAGAATGCTTTGTTTATAAAAACTTAATCATATGAAATCTTTTAATGAAAATCTTCTAGATAATATAAAAAATAAAAAATCTTTTCTAATAGTTGGATTAGATCCTAATTTAGCTAAAATGCCCACAAAGAACATATATGATTTTAATCGAGAAATTATTGATAATACTTATGATTTAGTTGTTGGTTATAAACCTCAAATGGCTTTTTATGAATCTTATGGTTTTGATGGACTCAAGGCGCTAGAAAAGACCATAGACTATATAAAGAACTTACCAGAAAAAAAAATTATAATTGGTGATTGCAAAAGATCTGATATTGATTCAACCAGTGAAGCTTATTCTAAAGCAATGTTTGAATTTTGGGATTTTGATTCTGTAACTATTGTTCCTTACTTCGGAAGAGATGGAATATTACCTTTCATTAATAGATCAGACAAAGGTGTATTCATTGTATGCAGATCATCAAATAAATCAGCTGGTGAATTTCAAGACTTATTTTCTGAAAAAGAGCAACTAACTTTATACGAGAAAGTTGCACTAATATCTTCGGAGCTAAATATAAAAGATAATGTAGGTCTAGTAATGGGAGCAACTTATCCTAAAGAACTAGAAATTATAAGAAATTTAGTTCCTAGTCTACCTTTTCTGATACCAGGTATAGGTCATCAAAAGGGAGATTTAGCTGAAGTACTTAATAAGTCAATATTGGATAAACCCATAATATTATTAAATTCCTCTAGAGGAATAATTTATGCTTCATCTAAAATTGGAGATTACGGACAAAAGGCAAGGACTAAAGTTTTGGAAATAAATAATGAAATTTCTAAAATATATTCGTTTTAAGAGTCATAAAATTTATTGACCTAAATTCTAAATTATATATTCTATTATTATGGATGAAATGATAATAGACAGCTTAAAAATAAATACAATGGGGCAGAGAGTATTAATATTAAAGCAAAAAAAAGGCTCCTTATTTTTAGCTATTTGGATAGCTGCAGCTGAGGCAGATGCTATAGCAATAAGAATGCAGAAGGTAGAAATACCTAGACCCTTAACTCATGATTTGCTTTGCAATGCGATTGAAAAATCAGGTGGAAAAATAAAATCAGTTCAAATAGAAAAAGTTGATAATGGCACCTTCTATGGTTCAATATCAATTATTCAACAAAATTCTCAAAATAATGAATTGATTTTAGATTCTAGACCATCTGATGCTATGGTTATTGCTCTTAAATTAAATATCCCAATTCTCTGTGATAAATCTGTTTTGGAAAAAGCTGGGTTTAAAAAATCTAAACTTGATATTGATAATCCTATTGAATCGGATGCAATCTCTGAAGGTAATGTTGAAAAAGATAACTATTCACCATTAGGTGAAAAAGAAAGAAAGAGTCTTTCAGTATTTGAATCTTTTATTGATACCCTGGACATAGATGAGTAAAAAAATAAAACCTCATGAAACTTCAACAAAATTAATTTTTTCCACAATTTTTCTTGTCGGTAAATATTTAGGATTAGGCTGGATAATTATTACTCCTACTATAATCTTCACTTTTGGAGGTAATTTTTTGGATAATATGTTAAATCTTGGCTATTTAATGACCTTAATGGGTTTGATGATTGGGTTAATTATAGGTATTATTGGAACGGTTAGAATTTTAAAAAGTTAAATGTAATAAAGTATGTTTTTGAAACCAAAATTTATAATTATATTTTCTTCAATTTCTGTAATATTTGTTTTATCTGTTTTAGGTGGTGCTCTTGGAGCCAGTTTTGGCTTTGGATTTCTAGGCGGTCCGATGCCTTTCATTTCAATAGCGGCAGAATCTGTTTATAGTATTTCTTCTCCATTTTCATATAATCTAAAAAATTCAACAGTGATGCTTTGGATAGCTATGATAGTTTTGATAATAATTTCTTGGAGAGCTACAAGAAATATCAAAGAAATTCCATCAGGTCTTCAAAATATATTTGAATTACTATTCCAATTTTTTATCGATACTGCAGATGAAGCTGGTGGTAAAAAAGCAAGAAGATTTCTACCGGTTGTAATAACTATTTTTCTCGGAGTTCTGGCTTTCAACTGGATGGGAATTCTACCGGGTGTGGGTTCAATCGGTAAGGTAGAAACAATTGAAGAATGGGTCCACCATCATTCACATTCTGGTCATTGTTATGATGTTGCAAAAGGATCGGAAAATAAAAATATTGATAAGTATTTATTGGCTGAACTATGCGTATTAGAGGAAGATGCATCCCATGGGTTTGTTGTTTTTGACGATTTTAGTTCAATAAACTTAATGCCTTTAGGTAGAGGAGAATCAACTAGAGCTCCTCTGCATTCAATTGGTGACTACGAAGTTCAAAATATAATTGATATTAAGAAGAAAATCACAGCAGGTACTAAACCTGAAGATGTACAAGAACTGACAATAATTAGAGAAAATATAAAGAATGGTAAAGTATTGAAACTTTACAAAAATCCTGACGATGGAAGTATTAGCCCTAATTCTTATCTAGGAAAGAAAACAGGAGAACTGATTCCATTTTTTAGAGGGGCATCTACTGATGTAAATACAACTCTTGCAATAGCGATTTTTTCTATGATTGCTATTCAATTTTGGGGATTTTCATCATTAGGGTTTTCTGGTTACGGAGGTAAATTTATCAATTTTTCTCACGGACCAATAAATGCCTTTGTTGGCATTTTAGAATTATTTGGAGAATTTGCTAAAACTATAAGTTTTACTTTTAGGCTTTTTGGAAATATGTTTGCAGGAGAAATAGTTTTAATATCCATGGGATTTTTACTTCCTCTCATAGGGATGATTCCTTTTATGGGATTAGAGCTTTTTGTCGGAGTAATCCAAGCATTTATATTTTCGATGTTAACATTAGTTTTTGGTGTGATGGCAATTACCTCACACTCAGAGCATGAGGAGCATGAATAGCAAGTTTTAAAAAAAAACAAATGAAGGGAGCATGAAATGGCAAGTGAATATCAACCAATTGGAGCAGCATTATCCATGGGACTGGGAGCGATAGGTTCAGCATTAGGTATAGGAATGCTAGCTAATGGAGCTTTACAATCTCTAGGAAGAAATCCTGAGGCAAGAGGTCCAATTCAACAGAGTATGATTTTAGCTATTGCTTTTACAGAAGCTATAGCAATTTATTCTCTTGTTGTAGCCATATTAATATTATTTGTACTGTAAATTATTTTTTTTACTATAAAGTTTTCAGCTGATTCTATCAGCTGAAAAAGGAGAATAAAAATATGGATGCATTAGGTATAAACTTATCAGGGTTGATAACCCAACTACTTAGTTTTACTGTTTTATTTTTAATACTAAGAAAGTTGCTCTTTGGCCCTATAAGTTCTGTTTTACAAAGTAGAGCTACAAAAATTCAAGAAAGTCTTGAAGCCGCAGAAAGAGTTAAAAATGAAGCTGATGAATCTGCCGAGAAATTAGAAAAAGAAATCAATTTAGCTAGGCAAGAAGGTCAAAAGCTAATAAGTGACGCTAGGGAAGCGGCTGAAAAGTTTAAAGAGCAAGAAATGAATAAAGCTCAAAAAGAATCACAAGAAATTATTGATAAAGCGAATAAAGCTATTGAAAAAGAGAAAGATCTTGCAATTCAGTCTGTTAGAAAAGAATTTTCTTCTCTAGTTATTTCTGCAGCATCAAAGGTAGTAGATAAATCAATTGATGAAAAAGATCATAAAAAAATAATAGATAGCGCTTTAGAGGAAGAAATAAAAAAGAATTAATATGGTAAGTTCAGTAGTCAAAAGATATGGAAAAGCAATATTAGAAATTGCATTAGAATCTAAAAAAATTGATAGTTGGATAAAAAATTTTGAAGATTCTGAAGAAATAATTCTAGACGAGGATTTATTTTCTTTCTTAAGCTCTCCTCAGGTTCCTATTTCAGAGAAATTAAATTCAATTGACACTCTGATGAATGATTATGAGACTTTATTTATTAATTTTTTGAAAGTTTTAATAATTAGGTCGCAAGTTGAGCTTTTCTTGCCTATAAAGGAAGAGTTCTTTGATCAGAATAAGATCCTTGAGGGCAAAGTTTTAGCAAATATAACAACTTCTGTGAAATTAGATAGGACTCAAAAAGACTTATTGACCAAGAAAATATGTGATATTTTTGAAGTAAATGAAGTCGAAATAATTGAGCATAAAGATGAGTCAATAATTGGAGGATTCATAATCAAGGTTGGAGATACAATAATTGATTCATCAACAAAAAATAAACTTAATGGATTAGAAAAATATTTATTAAGATCAACGACATTAAAGTAATAATGGAGAAATATTATGTCACCAAATAGTCAAGATATAGCATCAATAATTAAAAAACAAATTGAGGAATTTGGAGGGGACTTCTCAATGGTAGATATTGGAACCGTTGTAGAAGCAGGAGATGGTGTTGTCAGGATTCATGGATTATCAGGGGTTAAAGTCAATGAATTACTTCAATTTCCAAATGATATTATTGGCCTAGCCCTAAATCTAGAGGAAGATAGTGTAGGAGCAGTTATACTTGGTGATTATCTTGGAATTAAGGAAGGTGATGAAGTGCGTTCAACTGGAAGAATAGTTGAAGTGCCGGTCGGAGAAAATTTACTAGGTAGGGTAGTTGATCCATTAGGAAGACCTCTAGATGGGAAAGGTGATATAGATACATCAGATTCACTGCCTGTTGAAAAAATAGCAGCAGGTGTTGTTGAAAGGAAGTCAATTGATCAACCTGTTCAATTTGGTCTAAAAATTGTTGATGCCATGGTACCAGTTGGAAGAGGTCAAAGAGAACTTGTTATCGGAGATAGAACTACTGGAAAAACCTCTTTATGTGTTGATGCATTAATCAATCAGAAAGATTCAGATATTATTGGAATTTATGTTGCTATAGGTCAAAAAGCTTCAAAGGTTTCTCAAGTTGTTACAAGATTTGAAGAACAAGGAGCTTTGGAAAATACAATTATTGTTACCGCTAACGCATCAGACTCTGCAGCATTACAATATCTTGCTCCATATGCTGGAGTGACTATGGCTGAGTACTTTATGTCTCAAGGAAAAGATGTCTTGATAGTTTATGATGACTTGAGTAAACATGCATGGGCATATAGGCAAATGTCACTTCTGCTTAGAAGGCCTCCAGGTAGAGAAGCATATCCAGGAGATGTTTTTTATCTTCACTCAAGATTACTTGAAAGAGCAGCTAAATTAGATGAAAAATATGGAGGTGGATCTATAACTGCATTGCCTATTATTGAAACTCAAGCAGGTGATGTTTCAGGTTACATCCCTACAAATGTTATATCTATTACTGATGGGCAACTATATTTAGAACCAGACTTGTTTAACTCAGGTGTAAGGCCTGCAGTTAACGCTGGATTATCAGTAACTAGAGTTGGATCATCTGCACAGAGAAAAGCAATGAAAGAAGTTTCAGGCTCATTAAAAGGTGAGATGGCGCAGTATGATTCCTTAAAAACTTTTGCTCAGTTTGGTACTGATGATTTGGATGCTATTACAAAACAACAACTGGCTCGTGGAGAAAGATTAACAGAACTTCTTAAACAAAATGAAAATCAACCACTATCATTTGAAAATCAGGTATCAATTTTCTATGCTGCTAACCAAGGAGCACTTGATGATGTTGAAATAGACCAAATTCCGGATTTTGAAAATCAATGGTATGATTTTGTATCTGCAAATTTACCAGAGGTTATGAAAAGTATATCTGAAGAAGGTGAACTTTCTGATTCATCCAAAAAGAGCTTAGATGATGCACTAAAGACATTCAAAGGAACATTTGGGAAGTAGTTAAATGCCAAGTACTAAAGAATTAAGAGCAAGAATCAGATCGGTTAGTAACACTTCAAAGGTTACTGGAGCTATGCAACTTATAGCAGCTTCAAAAATGAGAAGAGCTCAGCAGAATGTATTAAAAGGTAAGAAATATTCAGAAACTCTTCATAAACTTCTTATGAATTTATCAAGTTCTCTTGATCAAGATCAAAGTAATATTCCCTTGCTAGAAAAGCGTGAGGTAAAGAATAAGCTCATGATTCTAATCACTCCTGAAAGAGGTTTAGCGGGAGCATTAGTAGGAAATATTACCAGAAAAGCTTTTGAAATAATTAGTTCATCTGATGTAAAGTATAGTATCTTATCTGTTGGTAAAAAAGGCTACAGATTTGTTAATTCTAGAGGTCAAAAAATTTTAGAGCAACTAGAAATTCCAGATAGACCAGAAATTAGTGATACATATAAGATATCTGAAATTGCAATTGATGGTTTCATTGATGGTAAATGGGATCAAGTTGATATAGTTTTTAGTGAATTTTTCACGACAACATCGCAAATTCCTAAATCTCAAACAATTTTACCAATCAAAAATGATTCAGATGATGAAATCAATGAAAACCTTGATTATATTTATGAACCTTCATCATATGAAGTTCTATTTGATCTAACTCCAAAATATGTTAGATCTCAAATTTATCAATCTATTTTGGAAGCTTTTGCTAGTGAACATTCTGCAAGAATGGTTGCAATGCAAAATGCAACCGATAATGCAAATGAATTAATAGGTCAACTTACATTAGACCTAAACAAAGCAAGGCAAGAAACTATAACTGCAGAATTATTAGATCTAATAGGTGGAATTTCTGCATTAGAAGGCAAATAAAGGAGATTTACTATGGCTAAAGGTGATAAAGGAAAAGTTGTACAAGTTATTGGAACTGTTGTGGACGTTGAGTTCGACCAAAATCAGCTTCCTGAAATTTTTCACGCACTTGAACTTGAAAACGAAGGTGAAAGATTAGTTTTAGAAGTTGAACAGCATGTAGGTAACTCTTGGGCTAGATGCCTTGCTCTAGGTCCAACTGAAGGCTTATCAAGAGGAGTAGAAGTTCTTGATACTGGTGCGCCTGTTTCTGTTCCTGTGGGAAAAGATTCTCTTGGAAGATTATTTAATGTAATTGGTGACCCTATAGATGATGGAGAGCCTATAAATAAGGAAGCAATAAGGTGGCCAATTCACAGAAAAGCACCAGATTTTGATCAACAATCGGGTTCTGTTGAAGTTCTAGAAACAGGTATAAAAGTCTTAGATCTTATAACTCCTTTTGCAAAAGGTGGAAAGATTGGAGCATATGGCGGTGCAGGAGTTGGTAAAACTGTAATTATTACAGAATTGATAAGAAATATTGCTCAAGAGCACTCTGGTGTTTCCGTATTTGCCGGAGTGGGAGAAAGATCGAGAGAAGGTAATGATCTTTATCATGAGATGCAAGATTATGGTGTTCTAAATTCAACTGCGCTTGTATTCGGTCAAATGAATGAGCCTCCTGGAACTCGTGCTAGAATAGCTCTTACAGGTTTAACTATGGCAGAGTATTTTAGAGATGAACAAAAACAAGACGTTTTGCTCTTCGTTGATAATATATATAGATATATTCTTGCTGGTATGGAAGTTTCTGCTTTACTAGGTCGAATGCCTTCAGCTGTTGGTTACCAACCAACTCTATCAACTGAAATGGGAGATCTTGAAGAAAGAATAACTACTACTGTAAATGGTTCAATTACTTCTTTTCAAGCAGTTTATGTTCCTGCAGATGACTACACAGATCCTGGAATTGTTACAACATTTGGTCACTTAGATGCAAATGTTTCTTTAGATAGATCTCTCGCAGCTCAATTTTTATTTCCAGCAGTAGATCCTCTAGCTTCTAATTCTAGAATAATGGAACCAGCAATTGTTGGAGAAGATCATTACAATGCAGCAAGAGGAGTCCAACAAGTTCTACAAAGATATAAAGATCTCCAAGACGTTATAGCTATTTTAGGAATAGATGAATTGTCAGAAGAAGATCAAATAATAGTTGCAAGAGCAAGAAAAATACAAAGATTTCTAACTCAACCCTTCTTTGTAGGAGAAGTTTTTACAGGAATTCCAGGAAAATATGTACCTGTAGCTGACACCGTAAGAGGATTTTTAGAAATTATTGATGGAAAACATGACGATCTGCCAGAACAAGCGTTTTATATGGTTGGAGGTATAGAAGAAGCTGTAGCTAAAGCTGAAGAAATGAATAAGCAAATAGAAAGTAAATAGATGGCAAATAATCTCAATGTAAATATAGTGTCTCCTTCAGGAGAAGTTTTTTCGGGTGAAGCTAAAAGTGTTCAGGTACCCGGCTCGCTAGGCCAAATGACAATATTACCCAGCCACGCCGCGATTCTTTCAACTTTGAATAAAGGGAAAATTTCTGTGACAAGTGAAATAGATAAAGTTACGGATTTCGAAATTGATTCAGGGTTTATTGAGAATTCAAATGATACATTGACAATAATAATAGAAAAGCTAGCTAATATATAACTATATTATTTGTTAAGCAACCTTGCTTGATTGTAATTTTTTCAATAAGCCTAAAGCTTCTACCTTAGTAATTTCTCGGCTACATTGTATACAAGTAAGATGATATTTTCCTTGCGAGTCTGTGTTTATTTCAACGTCCCCTTTTGCTTTGCATGGGCAGCACTTAGAATAAATCACTTGTACTCCTTTATTTAAAATTTAATATTTTCAAAAGATATAATAACTTCATTTATCGTAATAAGTCAAGCATAATAATAATTTAATCGTTAACAAAATGTAAACAATAATTTTTTTTATGTTTATTTGAACGAAATCAATTCTTATATAATTGACATGATGCGTGTTAACTATTATTATGTAACTTAAGGGAGTTTTATGATTAGTAATAGAGGTTGGATAATTTCTAAAACTGTTTCAATTTCAACTAAGCAAGATCAAAGTTTTGAAAGTGAACAATTTAATTACGACCCTGTTCTAGGAGTTTATACAATTAGTGTTGCTTCTGAACTTATATCTATGCATCCAAATACTCTCAGAAAATATGATAGAAATGGTATAGTTAAACCTTCAAGAACTGATGGGAAACGTAGATTGTATTCCGAAAATGATCTTCTTAGGTTGCAAATTGTAAAATTGTTAACAGAAAAATATGGATTAAACCTAGAAGGTGCTAAATTAGTTTTAGCATTGTCAATGAAAATTAAGGAAGTTGTAAATTTACTTGAGCAGGGAGTAAGTAACCAAGTCTATAAGAATTCTGCAAAAGTTGCCTCTAAAGAATTAAGAAAACTTTTTTTAGATTTAGGGATAAAAATATAATTATGGCTAAGAAAATTAAAGAATTAGAAGATGAAATATCTCAACTTATTTCTGAAAAAGATAAATAC
This region of Dehalococcoidia bacterium genomic DNA includes:
- a CDS encoding F0F1 ATP synthase subunit A — encoded protein: MKPKFIIIFSSISVIFVLSVLGGALGASFGFGFLGGPMPFISIAAESVYSISSPFSYNLKNSTVMLWIAMIVLIIISWRATRNIKEIPSGLQNIFELLFQFFIDTADEAGGKKARRFLPVVITIFLGVLAFNWMGILPGVGSIGKVETIEEWVHHHSHSGHCYDVAKGSENKNIDKYLLAELCVLEEDASHGFVVFDDFSSINLMPLGRGESTRAPLHSIGDYEVQNIIDIKKKITAGTKPEDVQELTIIRENIKNGKVLKLYKNPDDGSISPNSYLGKKTGELIPFFRGASTDVNTTLAIAIFSMIAIQFWGFSSLGFSGYGGKFINFSHGPINAFVGILELFGEFAKTISFTFRLFGNMFAGEIVLISMGFLLPLIGMIPFMGLELFVGVIQAFIFSMLTLVFGVMAITSHSEHEEHE
- the atpE gene encoding ATP synthase F0 subunit C gives rise to the protein MASEYQPIGAALSMGLGAIGSALGIGMLANGALQSLGRNPEARGPIQQSMILAIAFTEAIAIYSLVVAILILFVL
- the atpF gene encoding F0F1 ATP synthase subunit B; the protein is MDALGINLSGLITQLLSFTVLFLILRKLLFGPISSVLQSRATKIQESLEAAERVKNEADESAEKLEKEINLARQEGQKLISDAREAAEKFKEQEMNKAQKESQEIIDKANKAIEKEKDLAIQSVRKEFSSLVISAASKVVDKSIDEKDHKKIIDSALEEEIKKN
- the atpH gene encoding ATP synthase F1 subunit delta, translating into MVSSVVKRYGKAILEIALESKKIDSWIKNFEDSEEIILDEDLFSFLSSPQVPISEKLNSIDTLMNDYETLFINFLKVLIIRSQVELFLPIKEEFFDQNKILEGKVLANITTSVKLDRTQKDLLTKKICDIFEVNEVEIIEHKDESIIGGFIIKVGDTIIDSSTKNKLNGLEKYLLRSTTLK
- the atpA gene encoding F0F1 ATP synthase subunit alpha; this translates as MSPNSQDIASIIKKQIEEFGGDFSMVDIGTVVEAGDGVVRIHGLSGVKVNELLQFPNDIIGLALNLEEDSVGAVILGDYLGIKEGDEVRSTGRIVEVPVGENLLGRVVDPLGRPLDGKGDIDTSDSLPVEKIAAGVVERKSIDQPVQFGLKIVDAMVPVGRGQRELVIGDRTTGKTSLCVDALINQKDSDIIGIYVAIGQKASKVSQVVTRFEEQGALENTIIVTANASDSAALQYLAPYAGVTMAEYFMSQGKDVLIVYDDLSKHAWAYRQMSLLLRRPPGREAYPGDVFYLHSRLLERAAKLDEKYGGGSITALPIIETQAGDVSGYIPTNVISITDGQLYLEPDLFNSGVRPAVNAGLSVTRVGSSAQRKAMKEVSGSLKGEMAQYDSLKTFAQFGTDDLDAITKQQLARGERLTELLKQNENQPLSFENQVSIFYAANQGALDDVEIDQIPDFENQWYDFVSANLPEVMKSISEEGELSDSSKKSLDDALKTFKGTFGK
- the atpG gene encoding ATP synthase F1 subunit gamma, translated to MPSTKELRARIRSVSNTSKVTGAMQLIAASKMRRAQQNVLKGKKYSETLHKLLMNLSSSLDQDQSNIPLLEKREVKNKLMILITPERGLAGALVGNITRKAFEIISSSDVKYSILSVGKKGYRFVNSRGQKILEQLEIPDRPEISDTYKISEIAIDGFIDGKWDQVDIVFSEFFTTTSQIPKSQTILPIKNDSDDEINENLDYIYEPSSYEVLFDLTPKYVRSQIYQSILEAFASEHSARMVAMQNATDNANELIGQLTLDLNKARQETITAELLDLIGGISALEGK